The Polaribacter tangerinus genome has a segment encoding these proteins:
- a CDS encoding O-antigen ligase family protein has product MFVFFSFFPLLPFKIKGLPVFVFACFAFFVFKKKEKKFDFIYLINSLLFILYIGSLFYSENIQLGLSLLETTLSLIIIPLIFTLYSGYKKTAKTILREEFTFKYIYIISSFILSILIFIISFQYGNYISTKIELSKFLSRLNTGFFWINEHPIYLSIYLSLSLLIIVSIFKNSKIKVLLLVIGLFQFFILLLLSRKGVIISFLISSILLFLITQKRKKTGLLFIMFFFLISSFFVFKFTPDTIKRFKEVFDIKSYNKVEKNSSTSVRYGVYNCALEKISESLMIGYGIGDVQNELQDCYKSKSKVLVSENLNSHNQYFGILLSVGVLGLIIFIIPLVINLKLFFIRKDYLAFSILLMFVMFMFFENILDRQSGVILFSFLFNFYTFKNYSLKNNE; this is encoded by the coding sequence GTGTTTGTTTTTTTTTCTTTTTTTCCTTTGTTACCTTTTAAAATTAAAGGACTACCTGTTTTTGTATTTGCTTGCTTTGCTTTTTTTGTTTTCAAAAAGAAAGAGAAAAAATTTGATTTTATTTATTTAATAAATTCATTGTTATTTATACTATATATTGGTAGTCTATTTTATTCTGAAAATATTCAATTAGGTTTATCATTATTAGAAACAACACTATCATTAATAATAATTCCCCTAATTTTTACCCTTTATTCTGGCTATAAAAAAACAGCTAAAACTATTCTAAGAGAAGAGTTTACATTTAAATATATATATATTATTTCTTCTTTTATTTTGTCAATTTTAATTTTTATTATTTCATTTCAGTATGGAAATTACATTTCAACAAAAATAGAATTAAGTAAATTTCTTTCAAGATTAAACACTGGTTTCTTTTGGATAAATGAGCACCCTATATATTTATCAATATATCTTTCGCTTTCATTATTAATTATTGTTAGTATTTTTAAAAATTCTAAAATAAAAGTTTTACTTCTTGTAATAGGTTTATTTCAATTTTTTATTCTATTACTTCTAAGTAGAAAAGGAGTAATTATATCATTTTTAATTTCTTCAATACTATTGTTTTTGATAACTCAAAAAAGAAAGAAAACAGGATTATTATTCATTATGTTTTTCTTTCTCATATCTAGTTTCTTCGTTTTTAAGTTTACACCAGATACAATTAAAAGGTTTAAAGAAGTTTTTGATATTAAGAGTTATAATAAAGTTGAAAAAAATTCTTCAACTAGTGTTCGATATGGTGTATATAATTGTGCATTAGAAAAAATTAGTGAATCATTGATGATTGGATATGGTATAGGTGATGTACAAAACGAGCTTCAAGATTGTTATAAGAGTAAATCTAAAGTTTTAGTAAGTGAAAATCTGAACAGTCATAATCAATATTTTGGAATCTTACTTTCAGTTGGCGTCTTAGGTTTAATAATTTTTATTATTCCACTAGTAATTAATTTAAAATTGTTTTTCATTCGTAAAGATTATTTAGCATTTAGTATACTTTTAATGTTTGTTATGTTTATGTTTTTTGAAAACATATTAGATAGACAAAGTGGTGTAATTTTATTTTCATTTTTATTTAATTTTTATACATTTAAAAATTATAGCTTAAAAAATAATGAATAA
- a CDS encoding glycosyltransferase family 4 protein has product MNKVLIIGPFPNPISGVSLANKVVKEILEHSGEFNTSIVNTSYPFFEDSVGSFSVRKLLFFLRLNLEIFKIFKSSIVYITPGQTFFGITKYSLFILLSSILKKELIIHVHGNFLGTQYKQLTGLKKKIFYFLVSKFTKGIVLSNSLKHNLSPFLESSKIFVVSNFAQDFLFESKKDLDTTKLKIIFLSNLMEEKGILFLLDALKDLEDKNILFEAKIAGNIDKSLEEIIFRKIKNLRSSSYVGVVHDKDKRNLLEWSNIFVLPTFYKMEGQPISIIEALATQNVIISTSHAGIIDIIEDGLNGYIVVPKSTNSILEKLLYLDQNKHIIKDISLHNKHYFANNYTVAIFKKKILHVLNANTRVK; this is encoded by the coding sequence ATGAATAAAGTATTAATCATAGGGCCATTTCCGAATCCTATTTCTGGAGTATCTTTAGCCAATAAAGTTGTCAAAGAGATACTAGAGCATTCAGGTGAATTTAATACAAGTATTGTAAATACCTCCTATCCTTTTTTTGAAGATTCTGTAGGTAGTTTCTCTGTTAGAAAGCTATTATTTTTCTTACGTTTAAACCTAGAGATTTTTAAAATTTTTAAAAGCAGTATTGTTTACATTACACCAGGTCAAACTTTTTTTGGAATTACCAAATACAGCCTTTTTATATTACTTTCATCCATTTTAAAAAAAGAATTAATAATTCATGTGCATGGTAATTTTTTAGGAACACAATACAAACAACTTACCGGACTTAAAAAAAAGATATTTTATTTTTTAGTCTCTAAATTTACAAAAGGAATAGTTTTATCAAATTCTCTTAAGCACAATTTATCTCCATTTTTAGAGAGTTCCAAAATTTTTGTTGTTTCAAATTTTGCTCAAGATTTTTTATTTGAGAGCAAGAAAGATTTAGATACTACAAAACTTAAAATAATTTTTTTAAGCAATTTAATGGAAGAAAAAGGAATTCTATTTTTATTAGATGCTTTGAAAGATTTAGAGGACAAAAACATACTTTTCGAAGCCAAAATTGCTGGTAACATAGATAAAAGTTTAGAAGAAATTATCTTTAGAAAAATAAAAAATTTGAGAAGTTCCTCCTATGTAGGTGTTGTTCATGATAAGGATAAGAGAAATTTGTTAGAATGGAGTAATATTTTTGTATTACCTACGTTTTACAAAATGGAAGGTCAACCAATTTCTATAATAGAAGCACTAGCAACACAAAATGTTATAATATCTACCAGTCATGCTGGTATAATTGATATTATCGAAGACGGTTTAAATGGTTACATTGTTGTTCCTAAAAGCACTAATAGTATTCTTGAAAAGTTATTGTATTTAGATCAAAATAAACATATAATAAAAGATATTTCTTTACATAATAAACATTATTTTGCTAATAATTATACAGTAGCTATTTTTAAAAAGAAAATTTTACACGTTTTAAATGCAAATACAAGAGTTAAATAA
- a CDS encoding putative colanic acid biosynthesis acetyltransferase: MQIQELNKFKLPKNFRGRNVFIVQLWWIVQGIFFRMSPQFMYGFRRFLLRLFGAKIGKKVIIRPTVRITYPWKIVIGDYTWIGDDVVLYSLGDLEIGNNVVISQKSYLCTGSHNYLQSDFPIFAKKINIKDECWLATDVFVAPGITIEKGTVVGSRSSVYNNLPGNKICIGNPAKEIRDRISEQ; this comes from the coding sequence ATGCAAATACAAGAGTTAAATAAATTTAAATTACCTAAAAATTTTAGAGGTAGAAATGTATTTATAGTTCAGTTATGGTGGATTGTACAAGGAATATTTTTTAGAATGTCGCCACAATTTATGTATGGTTTCAGACGGTTTTTACTTCGTTTATTTGGAGCAAAAATCGGTAAAAAAGTCATAATTAGACCTACTGTAAGAATAACCTATCCCTGGAAAATAGTTATAGGAGATTACACTTGGATTGGAGATGATGTTGTTTTATACTCTTTGGGAGATTTAGAAATTGGTAATAATGTAGTTATTTCTCAAAAATCATATCTATGCACAGGTTCTCATAATTATCTACAATCAGATTTCCCTATTTTTGCAAAAAAAATAAATATTAAAGATGAATGTTGGTTGGCAACAGATGTATTTGTTGCTCCTGGTATTACCATCGAAAAAGGAACCGTAGTTGGTTCTAGAAGTAGTGTTTACAATAATTTGCCTGGCAATAAAATTTGCATTGGAAACCCTGCAAAAGAAATAAGAGATAGAATTAGTGAACAATAA
- a CDS encoding glycosyltransferase, with product MNNKKNILIISPFFYPEPISTGKFNTDFAIALKNEGHHVNVLCYHPFYPNWVIKKNSKKLKGIKIIRGGKFLWFSKNTFVRRFILELSFMFFIVKNIKKYKNNTDVIIPVFPPSFAFFAIVPFLSKKIKKVGMVHDLQEIYSEDKKGFLYKIIQYFIHKIEKRCYNSCHKLIFLSNEMCSEAKRLYGLKNTIIEVQYPFITLKNSITNDLDAIFNKKNINIVYSGALGEKQNPEKLYNFFLEASSKIENTIFHFFSEGEVFNSLKNSNSNSKIQFHKLVDIKNLEELYQKSDIQIIPQKENTSKGSLPSKLPNLLSSQCKILLITDQGSELEHFFKNNKLEKAVTTWETSVLINSLKHLIDLDVNFGHQKSIAENFFTLDKMISKVLR from the coding sequence GTGAACAATAAAAAAAACATTTTAATAATTTCCCCGTTTTTTTATCCAGAACCCATATCTACTGGAAAATTTAACACAGATTTTGCTATTGCACTTAAAAATGAAGGTCATCATGTAAACGTACTATGTTATCATCCCTTTTATCCCAATTGGGTTATAAAAAAAAATAGCAAAAAACTTAAAGGTATTAAAATTATTAGAGGGGGAAAATTTTTATGGTTTTCTAAAAACACATTCGTAAGAAGGTTTATTTTAGAGCTTAGTTTTATGTTTTTTATTGTAAAGAACATAAAAAAATATAAAAATAACACAGATGTTATTATACCTGTTTTTCCACCTAGCTTTGCCTTTTTTGCAATTGTACCCTTTTTATCAAAAAAAATAAAAAAGGTAGGAATGGTTCATGATTTACAAGAAATTTATTCAGAGGATAAAAAAGGATTTTTGTATAAGATAATTCAATATTTTATACATAAAATTGAAAAGAGATGTTACAATAGTTGCCATAAACTAATTTTTCTTTCAAATGAAATGTGTAGTGAAGCAAAAAGACTCTATGGTTTAAAAAATACTATAATAGAAGTTCAATACCCTTTTATAACTCTTAAAAATAGTATTACAAACGATTTAGACGCAATATTTAACAAAAAGAATATCAATATTGTTTATTCGGGGGCTTTGGGTGAAAAACAAAACCCAGAAAAATTATATAATTTTTTTTTAGAAGCCTCATCAAAAATAGAAAACACTATTTTTCATTTCTTTTCTGAAGGAGAGGTGTTTAATTCATTAAAAAATTCTAACTCTAACTCAAAAATACAATTTCATAAATTGGTGGATATTAAAAATTTAGAAGAATTGTACCAAAAAAGTGATATACAAATTATACCGCAAAAGGAAAATACCTCAAAAGGTTCTTTGCCATCTAAACTACCCAATTTATTGAGTTCTCAATGTAAAATACTGTTAATTACTGATCAAGGTAGTGAGCTTGAACATTTTTTTAAAAATAATAAACTAGAAAAAGCAGTTACCACTTGGGAAACAAGTGTGTTAATTAATTCTTTGAAACATTTAATAGATTTAGACGTTAATTTTGGACATCAAAAAAGCATTGCTGAAAACTTTTTTACCTTAGATAAAATGATTTCAAAAGTTTTGCGTTAA
- a CDS encoding undecaprenyl-phosphate glucose phosphotransferase has translation MKKRYSYLIKPLQILIDVLTICCIIYIVNDSQFFNEHFIAFIIIFWLISSLLTGFYKVYRFTKKLRILSLLVKQLLIFTLGFFAYFGLFKEGEVVNNQFLILLLITISITTIKYLAFFVLNKYRALGNNYRNVVVVGLDGSTKNIIKLFTSKANLGYNFLGYFSDTNTHSGKDFLGTTNSVFKFINENDIDEVYCSLTLLKEEQIKTINKFCLEKKIGLKLIPNSVELYSKNQRTEFYDDDLIVLNVQKLPFDFAGNFYLKRTFDVFFSLFICFTLLSWLWPILWVIVKFESKGPLLFKQKREGINGNKFTCYKFRSMKINNFSDKVHTTKNDNRVTKIGSFLRKTSIDELPQFINVLLGNMSVVGPRPHLESLSIEYQKQVDDYLKRHIVKPGITGLAQVSGYRGEIKKKSDIKNRVRLDIFYIENWSFFLDIKIILKTVINILKGEEKAY, from the coding sequence TTGAAAAAAAGATATTCTTACTTAATTAAACCACTGCAAATATTAATAGATGTACTAACCATATGTTGTATTATTTATATTGTTAACGATTCTCAATTTTTTAACGAACATTTTATAGCTTTCATAATTATTTTTTGGCTTATATCTTCTTTATTAACAGGGTTTTATAAAGTGTATCGTTTTACAAAAAAACTTCGAATTTTATCACTTTTAGTAAAGCAGTTACTAATTTTTACGCTTGGTTTTTTCGCATATTTCGGCCTTTTTAAAGAAGGAGAAGTTGTTAATAATCAATTTCTAATTTTATTACTAATAACCATAAGTATTACAACCATAAAATATTTAGCTTTTTTTGTATTGAATAAATATCGAGCTCTTGGTAATAATTACAGAAATGTTGTAGTGGTTGGTTTAGATGGTTCTACTAAAAATATTATTAAACTTTTTACAAGCAAAGCGAACTTAGGATATAATTTTTTAGGATATTTTTCAGATACAAATACTCATTCGGGTAAAGATTTTTTAGGAACTACCAATTCTGTTTTTAAATTTATAAACGAAAATGATATTGACGAGGTTTATTGTTCTTTAACATTACTAAAAGAGGAACAAATAAAAACTATTAATAAGTTTTGTTTAGAAAAAAAAATAGGTTTAAAATTAATACCTAATTCTGTTGAATTATACAGTAAAAACCAGCGTACAGAATTTTATGATGATGATTTAATAGTTTTAAATGTACAAAAGTTACCTTTTGATTTTGCAGGAAATTTCTACCTAAAAAGAACTTTTGATGTGTTTTTTTCGTTATTTATTTGTTTCACATTACTTTCTTGGTTGTGGCCAATCCTATGGGTAATTGTAAAATTTGAGTCGAAAGGCCCACTATTATTTAAGCAAAAAAGAGAAGGTATAAACGGAAATAAATTTACATGTTATAAGTTTAGGTCTATGAAAATTAATAATTTTTCAGATAAAGTTCATACCACTAAAAATGATAATCGTGTAACAAAAATTGGTTCTTTTCTAAGAAAAACAAGTATAGATGAATTACCACAGTTTATAAATGTTTTGTTGGGAAATATGAGTGTGGTAGGACCTAGACCACATTTAGAAAGTCTTTCTATCGAATATCAAAAACAAGTAGATGATTATTTAAAGAGGCATATTGTAAAACCAGGAATAACGGGTTTGGCTCAAGTAAGTGGATATAGAGGAGAGATTAAAAAAAAATCCGATATTAAAAATAGAGTACGTTTAGATATTTTTTACATAGAAAATTGGTCCTTTTTCTTAGATATTAAAATCATCCTTAAAACTGTTATCAATATTTTAAAAGGGGAAGAAAAAGCCTATTAA
- a CDS encoding glycosyltransferase family 2 protein produces the protein MQKKVTLSATIVLYKEPYSILKETITSFLNLPFSKQLYLVDNSPTDQLKECFKQPDIRYFHMNKNVGFGKGHNFMIDKLDANYHLILNPDISFSTDIISPLINALEEDVDLAFITPKVLYPNKSEQTVCRNHPSFWKLILRKFSKTKSSNQYISVNNKLYPEFVHGCFMLFRTEHFIRLNGFDERYFLYMEDADICRKIDRVGLKKMYYPEVEIIHHHKKSSSKNVKLFFIHTSSAIKYFLKWGF, from the coding sequence ATGCAAAAAAAAGTAACACTATCTGCTACCATAGTTCTGTACAAAGAGCCGTACTCAATTTTAAAAGAAACAATAACTTCTTTTTTAAATTTGCCGTTTTCAAAACAACTATATTTAGTAGATAATAGCCCTACAGATCAATTAAAAGAGTGTTTTAAACAACCAGATATTCGGTATTTTCATATGAATAAGAATGTTGGTTTTGGCAAAGGGCATAATTTTATGATTGATAAATTAGATGCCAATTATCATTTAATATTAAATCCAGATATTTCTTTTTCTACCGATATTATTTCTCCTTTAATTAATGCTTTAGAAGAAGATGTAGACCTTGCATTTATTACTCCCAAAGTATTATATCCCAATAAATCAGAACAAACTGTTTGTAGAAATCATCCCTCTTTTTGGAAATTAATTTTAAGAAAGTTTTCTAAAACCAAAAGCTCCAATCAGTATATTTCTGTAAATAATAAGTTATACCCTGAGTTTGTTCATGGCTGTTTCATGCTATTTAGAACAGAACATTTTATAAGGCTTAATGGTTTTGATGAACGATATTTCTTGTACATGGAAGATGCAGATATTTGTAGGAAAATAGATCGAGTTGGGTTAAAAAAAATGTATTATCCAGAGGTCGAAATTATTCATCATCATAAAAAAAGCTCCTCAAAAAATGTGAAACTTTTTTTCATTCACACATCTTCTGCAATAAAATATTTTTTGAAGTGGGGTTTTTAA
- the purD gene encoding phosphoribosylamine--glycine ligase — MNILILGSGGREHAFALKLAESKKVNQLFVAPGNAGTDKVATNVAISPTDFEAVKQTVLENNIQMVVVGPEAPLVKGVHDFFLADSDLKNIPVIGPKKDGALLEGSKEYSKKFMQKHGVPTAKYKSFTEDNLEEGYTFLATLKAPYVLKADGLAAGKGVLILNSLEEAKKELKEMVSNKKFGEASTTVVIEEFLKGIELSVFVLTDGKNYKILPSAKDYKRIGEGDTGLNTGGMGAISPVPFADEAFLDKVEKLVVKPTIAGLQKEGIDYRGFIFIGLMNDNGNPSVVEYNVRMGDPETEVVLPRIKSDLLELFEGVAHKNLDTKSFSVTSKIATTVMLVSGGYPESYEKNKEITGLEKVDESIVFHAGTILKDAKVVTAGGRVMAVTSFGDSIDEALQKSYNSIDKIHFDKINYRKDIGFDVN, encoded by the coding sequence ATGAATATTCTTATTTTAGGTTCTGGAGGTAGAGAACACGCTTTTGCATTAAAATTAGCCGAAAGTAAAAAAGTAAATCAACTTTTTGTAGCGCCAGGAAATGCTGGCACAGATAAAGTTGCTACAAATGTTGCAATTAGTCCTACAGATTTTGAAGCTGTAAAACAAACGGTTTTAGAAAACAACATTCAAATGGTGGTTGTAGGGCCTGAAGCACCTTTGGTAAAGGGTGTTCACGATTTTTTTCTTGCAGATAGCGATTTAAAAAATATTCCTGTAATCGGACCTAAAAAAGACGGAGCACTTTTAGAAGGAAGCAAAGAGTATTCGAAAAAATTTATGCAAAAACATGGCGTTCCAACTGCTAAATATAAATCTTTTACCGAAGATAATTTAGAGGAAGGTTATACTTTTCTGGCTACTTTAAAAGCTCCTTATGTATTAAAAGCAGATGGTTTAGCAGCAGGGAAAGGTGTATTAATTTTAAATTCTTTGGAAGAAGCTAAAAAAGAATTAAAAGAAATGGTTTCTAATAAAAAATTCGGCGAGGCCTCTACCACAGTAGTTATAGAAGAGTTCCTAAAAGGAATAGAATTGTCTGTTTTTGTATTAACAGATGGTAAAAACTATAAAATTTTACCTTCTGCAAAAGATTATAAAAGAATAGGAGAAGGCGATACAGGATTAAATACAGGTGGAATGGGAGCGATATCTCCAGTGCCTTTTGCAGACGAGGCATTTTTAGATAAAGTAGAAAAATTGGTTGTAAAACCAACCATAGCAGGACTTCAAAAAGAGGGTATAGATTATAGAGGTTTTATTTTTATAGGCTTAATGAACGATAATGGAAACCCTTCTGTAGTTGAGTATAATGTGCGAATGGGAGATCCAGAAACAGAGGTTGTATTGCCTAGAATAAAGTCCGATTTATTAGAATTGTTTGAAGGTGTAGCTCATAAAAATTTAGATACGAAGTCTTTTTCTGTTACCAGTAAAATAGCCACTACTGTCATGCTAGTTTCTGGTGGTTATCCCGAAAGTTATGAGAAAAATAAAGAAATTACAGGTTTAGAAAAGGTAGATGAATCTATTGTTTTTCATGCAGGTACTATTTTAAAAGATGCTAAAGTTGTTACTGCTGGTGGTAGAGTAATGGCAGTTACTTCGTTTGGAGATTCTATAGATGAAGCTTTACAGAAGTCTTACAATAGCATAGATAAAATTCATTTCGATAAAATCAATTATAGAAAAGATATTGGTTTCGATGTTAATTAA
- a CDS encoding glycosyltransferase: MKKIIVAPLNWGLGHATRCVPIIKSLILQGFTPVLASDGNALLFLQNEFPNLEILTLPSYSIKYGKNIKWNLVLQSPKILNAIKKERKVINSYVNNNTAVVGIISDNRFGTYHKNIPSVYITHQLKVLAGFATYFASKVHEFFLAKFDVCWVPDTLESTFSGKLSISKKTPIPTYYIGLLSRFTKKEVEKNIDVLILLSGPEPNRTFIEKKLVDIFKNDTRNIVFVLGKVSNTQEKWTKNNQIFYNFLTSKELELIVNSAKIVLCRSGYSSIMDLAILQKKAFFIPTKNQPEQEYLAAFLAKSQKAPFCKIEDFTINKLHNISSYSGLAAESNPLDKDLFSLFYRK, encoded by the coding sequence ATGAAAAAAATAATTGTTGCACCACTTAACTGGGGTTTAGGTCATGCCACCCGTTGTGTACCAATTATTAAATCTCTTATTTTACAAGGCTTTACACCAGTTTTGGCTTCAGACGGGAATGCATTATTATTTTTGCAAAATGAGTTTCCTAATTTAGAGATCTTGACTTTACCCTCCTACAGTATTAAGTACGGAAAAAATATAAAGTGGAACTTAGTCTTACAATCTCCAAAGATTTTAAACGCTATTAAAAAAGAGCGTAAAGTAATTAATAGTTACGTAAACAATAATACAGCAGTAGTTGGCATTATTTCAGATAACCGATTTGGTACGTACCACAAAAATATTCCCTCGGTTTATATTACTCATCAGCTAAAAGTTTTGGCAGGTTTTGCCACGTATTTTGCAAGTAAAGTTCATGAATTTTTTCTAGCTAAATTCGATGTTTGTTGGGTTCCTGATACTTTAGAAAGTACATTTTCTGGAAAACTTTCTATCTCAAAAAAAACACCAATTCCTACTTATTATATTGGCTTATTAAGCCGATTTACAAAGAAAGAAGTTGAAAAAAACATCGATGTTTTAATCCTTTTATCTGGTCCGGAGCCCAATAGAACGTTCATAGAAAAAAAGTTAGTAGACATCTTTAAAAACGATACTAGAAATATTGTTTTTGTATTAGGAAAAGTTTCTAATACTCAAGAGAAATGGACTAAAAACAACCAGATTTTCTATAATTTTTTAACTTCTAAGGAATTAGAATTAATAGTAAATTCCGCTAAAATTGTACTTTGTAGGTCTGGTTATTCTTCGATAATGGATTTGGCTATTTTACAAAAAAAAGCCTTTTTTATTCCTACCAAAAATCAACCTGAACAAGAATATTTAGCAGCATTTTTAGCAAAATCCCAAAAAGCACCTTTTTGTAAAATTGAAGATTTTACGATTAATAAGTTACATAATATTTCTAGTTATAGCGGTTTAGCTGCAGAAAGCAATCCTTTAGATAAAGATTTATTTAGCCTTTTCTATCGTAAATGA
- a CDS encoding sensor histidine kinase — MKLKKTYSYALWSALYLTVLSVVIATISYFFLLDYLGLSTLIIAIIVLFIISFFIIQYRAEHFIYRRLKKIYEEVSILNVADLRRDSVTTDIDKLSKRMQKYVEGKRLEIKSLTERDSFRRDFLGNVAHELKTPLFTVQGYILTLLEGNIDDKKIRLKYLERANKGVERLVAVTKDLDLIAKLETDGLHIQKEVFNILEVIQNVFDLFEMKAKKRNITLKFDKIYEFPVFVVGDSEKIEQVLINLVVNSIKYGTVGGTTIVGVDNYNENKFAVKVIDNGEGIQQQHLPRLFERFYRVDQSRSREQGGSGLGLSIVKHIVEAHQQKVFIKSVYRQGSEFSFTIEKAK; from the coding sequence TTGAAACTTAAAAAAACATATTCTTACGCACTTTGGTCTGCACTTTACCTTACAGTTCTATCTGTTGTAATTGCTACAATTTCTTACTTTTTTTTATTAGATTATTTGGGCCTTTCTACATTAATAATAGCCATAATAGTATTATTTATTATTTCTTTTTTTATTATTCAATATAGAGCTGAACACTTTATTTACAGACGTTTAAAAAAAATTTATGAAGAAGTATCTATTTTAAATGTTGCAGATTTGAGAAGAGATTCTGTAACAACAGATATTGATAAACTCTCTAAAAGAATGCAAAAATATGTAGAAGGAAAACGTTTAGAAATAAAAAGTTTAACAGAACGAGATTCATTTAGAAGAGATTTTTTAGGAAACGTTGCCCATGAATTAAAAACGCCACTTTTTACAGTTCAAGGATACATTCTCACCTTATTAGAAGGAAATATTGACGATAAAAAAATTAGGCTAAAATATTTAGAAAGAGCTAATAAAGGGGTAGAAAGATTGGTAGCAGTAACAAAAGATTTAGACCTTATTGCTAAGTTAGAAACGGATGGCTTACATATTCAAAAAGAAGTTTTTAATATTTTAGAAGTCATTCAAAATGTTTTTGATTTGTTTGAAATGAAAGCAAAAAAAAGAAACATTACCTTAAAATTTGATAAGATATACGAATTTCCTGTTTTTGTTGTTGGTGACTCCGAAAAAATTGAACAAGTGCTTATAAACCTAGTGGTAAACTCCATAAAATATGGTACCGTAGGTGGTACTACCATTGTAGGTGTAGACAATTATAACGAAAATAAATTTGCTGTAAAAGTGATTGATAACGGAGAAGGAATTCAACAACAACATTTACCTCGTTTGTTTGAACGTTTTTACAGGGTAGACCAAAGTAGGTCTAGAGAACAAGGTGGCTCTGGTTTAGGATTATCAATTGTAAAACATATTGTGGAGGCACATCAACAAAAAGTGTTTATAAAAAGCGTTTACAGACAAGGTTCTGAGTTTTCATTTACGATAGAAAAGGCTAAATAA
- a CDS encoding response regulator transcription factor → MNKSTIKILLVDDEPDILEIVGFNLKNEGYQIFTASNGNEAIKSAKKNHPHLILLDIMMPEMDGIEACEKIRKISTLENVIIAFLTARGEDYSQVAGFEAGADDYITKPVKPKVLISKVKSLLRRLKTEKENEESFTIGDIVIDREKYVVYKADVKISLPRKEFELFSLLTSKPGKVFKREIILDTVWGNEVVVGGRTIDVHIRKLREKIGDHHFKTVKGVGYKFVLEEESSN, encoded by the coding sequence ATGAATAAAAGCACTATTAAAATTTTATTGGTAGATGATGAACCAGATATTTTAGAAATTGTTGGCTTCAATTTAAAAAATGAAGGATATCAAATATTTACAGCTAGTAATGGAAATGAGGCCATTAAATCTGCCAAAAAAAATCATCCACATCTAATTTTACTAGATATAATGATGCCAGAAATGGATGGTATTGAAGCTTGTGAAAAAATTAGAAAAATAAGCACACTAGAAAATGTAATTATTGCATTTTTAACAGCTAGAGGTGAAGACTACTCTCAAGTAGCTGGTTTCGAAGCAGGTGCAGATGACTATATTACAAAACCTGTAAAACCAAAAGTATTAATAAGCAAGGTAAAATCTTTATTAAGACGCTTAAAAACCGAAAAAGAAAATGAAGAAAGTTTTACTATTGGAGATATTGTTATTGACAGAGAAAAATATGTGGTGTACAAAGCCGATGTAAAAATTTCTTTGCCAAGAAAAGAGTTTGAATTATTTTCTTTACTAACTTCTAAACCGGGTAAAGTATTTAAAAGAGAAATTATTTTAGATACCGTATGGGGAAATGAAGTGGTAGTTGGTGGCAGAACAATAGATGTTCATATTCGAAAATTAAGAGAAAAAATAGGAGACCATCATTTTAAAACAGTAAAAGGTGTAGGTTATAAGTTTGTTTTAGAAGAAGAATCATCTAATTAA